From the genome of Danio aesculapii chromosome 16, fDanAes4.1, whole genome shotgun sequence, one region includes:
- the zdhhc18a gene encoding palmitoyltransferase ZDHHC18a isoform X2, protein MKNCEYQQIDPRALRTSSSRTSNTLPCGRKGSQRLKRKWEVFPGKNRFYCDGRIMLARQCGVLPLTIGLIFITSVLFFTFDCPFLVYHLTVFIPVIGGVLFIFVIISLLQTSFTDPGILPRALPDEAADIEKQIDNSGSSTYRPPPRTKEILINDQVVKLKYCFTCKMFRPPRTSHCSLCDNCVERFDHHCPWVGNCVGKRNYRFFYAFIVSLSFLTSFIFGCVITHLTLRSQGENGIIQAIQDSPASVVELVICFFSIWSILGLSGFHTYLVASNLTTNEDIKGSWSSKRGEESGNPYTYNNIFTNCCVVLCGPMPPSLIDRRGFVPPEDAPQTVTSDAELPAFMAKNDTNMCAQGTKELLESMANSTVIQSTCAPGKPKTAPVTQESLLNTVSITVSPPSKPPSNSCSGRQAQRPIDVPCSQRGLKRAALHTHKPMLRLQSPLYSLSDSPLILSDSPDMSFIPLN, encoded by the exons ATGAAAAACTGTGAGTATCAACAAATAGACCCGCGAGCTCTCAGAACATCCAGCAGCCGGACCTCCAACACCCTGCCCTGCGGGAGAAAGGGCTCCCAGCGCCTGAAGAGGAAATGGGAGGTTTTCCCTGGGAAAAATCGCTTCTACTGTGACGGACGTATTATGTTGGCCAGGCAATGCGGAGTCCTCCCGCTGACCATCGGCCTTATTTTCATCACCAGTGTCTTATTCTTCACATTTGA CTGCCCTTTTCTGGTGTATCACCTCACTGTCTTCATTCCAGTTATTGGTGGAGTGTTATTTATATTTGTCATCATTAGTCTTCTTCAAACCAGTTTTACAGACCCAGGGATTTTGCCCAGGGCTTTGCCAGATGAGGCTGCAGACATTGAGAAACAGATTG ATAATTCTGGATCTTCAACATACCGTCCACCTCCTCGCACTAAAGAGATCCTCATAAATGATCAGGTGGTTAAGCTTAAATACTGTTTCACATGCAAGATGTTCCGTCCACCCCGGACGTCCCACTGCAGCCTATGTGACAACTGTGTTG AGCGCTTTGAccatcactgtccttgggtgggAAACTGTGTGGGGAAGCGCAACTATCGTTTTTTTTATGCCTTCATAGTGTCGCTGTCATTTCTGACTTCCTTTATCTTTGGCTGTGTGATCACTCACCTCACTTTGC GATCACAAGGTGAGAATGGTATCATCCAGGCAATACAGGACAGCCCGGCCAg TGTTGTCGAGCTGGTCATTTGCTTCTTCTCCATCTGGTCCATTCTTGGTCTATCGGGTTTCCATACTTATCTTGTGGCCTCCAACCTTACAACCAACGAAGAT ATCAAAGGATCTTGGTCCAGTAAAAGAGGAGAAGAATCAGGAAATCCATACACCTATAACAACATCTTCACAAACTGCTGTGTGGTGCTTTGCGGGCCGATGCCACCCAG CTTGATTGACAGAAGAGGCTTTGTACCTCCAGAGGACGCGCCTCAAACTGTGACCTCTGACGCTGAGCTCCCTGCTTTCATGGCCAAAAATGACACAAACATG TGCGCACAGGGCACAAAGGAGCTTTTAGAATCAATGGCAAACTCCACAGTGATCCAGAGCACCTGTGCTCCTGGCAAACCCAAAACTGCCCCGGTTACCCAAGAGAGTCTACTAAATACTGTCTCCATAACTGTCTCTCCTCCCAGCAAACCTCCCTCCAACAGCTGCTCGGGCCGCCAGGCTCAACGGCCTATAGATGTGCCCTGCTCCCAGAGAGGGCTCAAACGTGCAGCTCTTCACACCCATAAACCCATGCTGCGTCTGCAGAGTCCTCTCTACTCCCTCAGCGACAGTCCACTCATTCTTAGCGACTCTCCTGACATGAGCTTCATCCCACTGAACTGA
- the zdhhc18a gene encoding palmitoyltransferase ZDHHC18a isoform X1 — MKNCEYQQIDPRALRTSSSRTSNTLPCGRKGSQRLKRKWEVFPGKNRFYCDGRIMLARQCGVLPLTIGLIFITSVLFFTFDCPFLVYHLTVFIPVIGGVLFIFVIISLLQTSFTDPGILPRALPDEAADIEKQIDNSGSSTYRPPPRTKEILINDQVVKLKYCFTCKMFRPPRTSHCSLCDNCVERFDHHCPWVGNCVGKRNYRFFYAFIVSLSFLTSFIFGCVITHLTLRSQGENGIIQAIQDSPASVVELVICFFSIWSILGLSGFHTYLVASNLTTNEDIKGSWSSKRGEESGNPYTYNNIFTNCCVVLCGPMPPSLIDRRGFVPPEDAPQTVTSDAELPAFMAKNDTNMEENCQEFALSCTA, encoded by the exons ATGAAAAACTGTGAGTATCAACAAATAGACCCGCGAGCTCTCAGAACATCCAGCAGCCGGACCTCCAACACCCTGCCCTGCGGGAGAAAGGGCTCCCAGCGCCTGAAGAGGAAATGGGAGGTTTTCCCTGGGAAAAATCGCTTCTACTGTGACGGACGTATTATGTTGGCCAGGCAATGCGGAGTCCTCCCGCTGACCATCGGCCTTATTTTCATCACCAGTGTCTTATTCTTCACATTTGA CTGCCCTTTTCTGGTGTATCACCTCACTGTCTTCATTCCAGTTATTGGTGGAGTGTTATTTATATTTGTCATCATTAGTCTTCTTCAAACCAGTTTTACAGACCCAGGGATTTTGCCCAGGGCTTTGCCAGATGAGGCTGCAGACATTGAGAAACAGATTG ATAATTCTGGATCTTCAACATACCGTCCACCTCCTCGCACTAAAGAGATCCTCATAAATGATCAGGTGGTTAAGCTTAAATACTGTTTCACATGCAAGATGTTCCGTCCACCCCGGACGTCCCACTGCAGCCTATGTGACAACTGTGTTG AGCGCTTTGAccatcactgtccttgggtgggAAACTGTGTGGGGAAGCGCAACTATCGTTTTTTTTATGCCTTCATAGTGTCGCTGTCATTTCTGACTTCCTTTATCTTTGGCTGTGTGATCACTCACCTCACTTTGC GATCACAAGGTGAGAATGGTATCATCCAGGCAATACAGGACAGCCCGGCCAg TGTTGTCGAGCTGGTCATTTGCTTCTTCTCCATCTGGTCCATTCTTGGTCTATCGGGTTTCCATACTTATCTTGTGGCCTCCAACCTTACAACCAACGAAGAT ATCAAAGGATCTTGGTCCAGTAAAAGAGGAGAAGAATCAGGAAATCCATACACCTATAACAACATCTTCACAAACTGCTGTGTGGTGCTTTGCGGGCCGATGCCACCCAG CTTGATTGACAGAAGAGGCTTTGTACCTCCAGAGGACGCGCCTCAAACTGTGACCTCTGACGCTGAGCTCCCTGCTTTCATGGCCAAAAATGACACAAACATG GAGGAAAACTGTCAGGAGTTTGCTCTCTCCTGCACTGCCTGA
- the pigv gene encoding palmitoyltransferase ZDHHC18-A, whose translation MTQLNINEDVQAVVRCATFTRLLSLFLQAVLNVVIPDHVADAFSPPRSEAPLLLDPLIEALFGGLSHWDAEHFLFIAERGYVYEHNFAFFPLFPLILRLLASTLLWPLCGFLTMRGRLIVAVVIGNSFLFVLSAVALYSLSRIVLHERKLAFVAVMMYCLTPANVFMLAGYSETLFATLTYAGLWMLEKRFTVGACLLFGFATGARANGLVNVGFLLYLTLQQCLARARAFNKIAGGVRYRSYVWELIRFAFTGAVYTALVALPFGLFQFYGYQTFCHPTSNQIPPALVNLAHHKGYRVADAASPKPKWCHWRIPLLYSYIQDVYWDVGFLRYFQWKQIPNFILALPVATLGFKALFIYMTDNPVFCMHLGLGDKGNNKKMHGFCNPRVFVYVVHNSVLLLFGIFCMHVQVLTRFLASSSPVLYWISGHLLFKYEPLLKDEKLFRSDQTQQKKDHKPDLRCFAGMWRNNPVFYLFMHWKTCSVYTRCILGYFILYWFLGLALHCNFLPWT comes from the exons ATGACTCAATTAAACATAAATGAAGACGTACAGGCTGTTGTGCGTTGTGCAACGTTTACACGACTCCTTTCGCTATTCTTACAG GCTGTCCTGAATGTAGTGATTCCTGACCATGTGGCGGATGCCTTCAGTCCTCCTCGGTCAGAAGCCCCTCTCTTGCTCGACCCCCTCATTGAAGCATTATTTGGTGGCCTTAGTCACTGGGATGCAGAGCATTTCCTCTTCATCGCAGAGCGTGGTTACGTATATGAACACAACTTTGCTTTCTTTCCTCTGTTTCCTCTCATCCTGCGGTTACTGGCATCCACATTACTATGGCCACTGTGTGGATTTCTCACAATGCGTGGCCGGTTAATCGTAGCTGTGGTTATAGGGAACAGTTTCCTCTTTGTCTTAAGTGCAGTGGCTCTATATAGTTTGAGTCGTATAGTCCTACATGAAAGAAAACTTGCATTTGTTGCAGTCATGATGTACTGTTTGACACCAGCTAATGTGTTTATGCTAGCAGGCTACTCGGAGACACTCTTTGCAACTCTTACTTATGCAGGCCTGTGGATGCTTGAGAAAAGATTCACAGTTGGAGCTTGTCTTCTGTTTGGCTTTGCTACTGGCGCTCGTGCCAATGGGCTTGTGAATGTTGGATTTTTGCTGTATCTCACGCTTCAGCAGTGTTTAGCTCGTGCTCGTGCTTTTAATAAAATAGCTGGGGGCGTTCGATATCGTAGTTATGTTTGGGAACTTATTCGCTTTGCCTTCACAGGAGCAGTTTACACAGCCCTTGTTGCTCTTCCGTTTGGTCTCTTTCAGTTTTATGGCTATCAAACATTTTGCCATCCAACTTCAAATCAAATTCCTCCTGCGCTGGTTAATTTAGCTCATCATAAAGGATACCGTGTGGCCGATGCAGCATCTCCAAAACCAAAATGGTGCCATTGGCGAATTCCACTTTTATATTCGTATATACAGGATGTTTATTGGGATGTGGGTTTCCTTCGATACTTCCAGTGGAAGCAGATACCCAACTTTATTTTGGCATTGCCTGTTGCAACTCTAGGATTTAAAGCCTTGTTTATATACATGACAGATAATCCAGTGTTTTGTATGCATTTGGGGTTGGGAGACAAAGGAAATAACAAGAAAATGCATGGTTTCTGTAACCCAAGAGTCTTTGTTTATGTTGTGCACAATTCCGTCCTGCTTCTGTTTGGGATATTCTGCATGCACGTGCAG GTTTTGACTCGGTTTCTTGCTTCCTCTTCACCTGTGTTATACTGGATCTCTGGCCACCTGCTTTTTAAATATGAACCTCTGCTGAAAGATGAAAAGCTGTTCAGATCAGACCAAACACAACAGAAGAAGGATCACAAACCTGACTTGAGGTGTTTTGCAGGGATGTGGAGAAATAATCCAGTCTTTTACCTATTTATGCATTGGAAGACTTGCTCTGTTTACACGAGATGCATCTTGGGGTATTTCATATTGTATTGGTTTTTAGGTCTGGCTCTACATTGTAACTTCCTTCCCTGGACTTAA